One region of Glycine max cultivar Williams 82 chromosome 9, Glycine_max_v4.0, whole genome shotgun sequence genomic DNA includes:
- the LOC106794358 gene encoding uncharacterized protein: MAGRGKDQNRDVLDRITAVLETLVQERDVEPAEYRGLMAFRKNHPLKFSGDYDPEGARLWLAKTEKIFEATGCLEEHKVPCATFMLQGEAENWWKFVKPALAAPGGVIPWNAFKDKFLDNYFLQDLRKRKAREFLDLK, from the coding sequence atggcaggacgtggtaAGGATCAGAATCGTGATGTCCTAGATCGCATCACagctgtgctggaaactctagtgcaggaacgtgatgtggaaCCGGCAGAGTATCGaggactcatggctttccgtaagaaccacccgctGAAGTTCAGTGGGGACTATGATCCAGAAGGTGCTAGGTTATGGTTAGCTAAGACTgagaagattttcgaggcgaCGGGTTGCCTCGAGGAGCATAAGGTCCCTTGTGCGACGTTCATGCTCCAAGGAGAAGCTGAGAActggtggaagttcgtgaaaCCTGCATTAGCAgcacctggaggcgtgattccttggaatgccttcaaggacaaattcctAGACAACTATTTTCTACAAGATCTCAGGAAGCGAaaggcgagggaatttctggatttgaagTAG
- the LOC102665230 gene encoding BTB/POZ and TAZ domain-containing protein 1: MECLEHICYDGCTHVEPYDAAEVKRERTPCGRIATCQALQVLIRHFATCEKKVRGGCVRCKRMLQLFRLHSYLCHHTDSSCKVPFLPSMH, translated from the exons ATGGAGTGTTTGGAGCACATATGCTATGATGGGTGTACCCACGTTGAACCGTACGATGCTGCGGAGGTGAAGAGGGAGAGGACTCCGTGTGGAAGAATCGCCACGTGCCAGGCTCTTCAGGTTCTGATCCGCCACTTTGCCACGTGCGAGAAGAAGGTGCGCGGCGGCTGCGTGCGGTGCAAGCGAATGTTGCAGCTCTTTCGACTCCATTCCTATCTTTGTCACCACACCGATTCATCCTGCAAGGTTCCTTTTTTGCCG TCAATGCACTAA